The Mustela erminea isolate mMusErm1 chromosome 6, mMusErm1.Pri, whole genome shotgun sequence genome includes a region encoding these proteins:
- the LOC116593185 gene encoding LOW QUALITY PROTEIN: AP-1 complex subunit sigma-2-like (The sequence of the model RefSeq protein was modified relative to this genomic sequence to represent the inferred CDS: inserted 1 base in 1 codon) yields MQFMLLFSRQGKLRLQKWYVPLSDKEKKKITRELVQTVLARKPKMCSFLEWRDLKIXYKRYASLYFCCAIEDQDNELITLEIIHRYVELLDKYFGSVCELDIIFNFEKAYFILDEFLLGGEVQETSKKNVLKAIEQADLL; encoded by the exons ATGCAGTTTATGTTGCTTTTTAGTCGTCAGGGAAAGCTTCGCCTGCAGAAATGGTATGTCCCACTAtcagacaaagagaagaaaaagattacaAGAGAACTTGTTCAAACCGTTTTAGCACGGAAACCTAAAATGTGCAGCTTTCTTGAGTGGCGAGATCTGAAGA GTTACAAAAGATATGCTAGTCTGTATTTTTGCTGTGCAATCGAGGATCAGGACAATGAGCTAATTACCCTGGAAATAATTCATCGTTACGTGGAATTACTTGACAAGTACTTTGGCAGTGTGTGTGAACTTGATATCATCTTTAATTTTGAGaaggcttattttattttggatgagTTTCTTTTGGGAGGGGAAGTTCAGGAAACATCCAAGAAAAATGTCCTTAAAGCAATTGAGCAGGCTGATCTACTGTAG
- the IL26 gene encoding LOW QUALITY PROTEIN: interleukin-26 (The sequence of the model RefSeq protein was modified relative to this genomic sequence to represent the inferred CDS: deleted 1 base in 1 codon) yields MQVNCIWRSGLLFAVLSLAFAKHKPSSSAKGCYPRGTLSQAVDTLYVKAAWLKTTIPEDRIKNIRLLKKKTKKLFMKNCRFQEQLLSFFMEDVFGQLQVQVCREIHFVEELHSLTQLLSRCISCASSAREMKTITRMKRTFYGIGNKGIYKAISELDILLSWIKQFLESIK; encoded by the exons atGCAGGTGAATTGCATTTGGAGGTCTGGGTTGCTGTTTGCTGTTCTGTCTCTTGCCTTTGCCAAGCACAAGCCATCTTCCTCCGCGAAAGGTTGTTACCCAAGGGGAACACTGTCCCAAGCTGTTGACACACTGTACGTCAAGGCAGCATGGCTCAAAACAACGATTCCA GAAGACCGCATA AAAAACATAcgattattaaaaaagaaaacaaaaaagctatttaTG AAAAACTGCAGGTTCCAAGAACAGCTTCTGTCCTTCTTCATGGAAGATGTTTTTGGTCAACTCCAAGTACAAGTCTGCAGGGAAATACATTTTGTGGAAGAACTTCACAGTCTTACGCAGCTGTTGAGCCGCTGT ATTTCCTGTGCTTCCTCAGCTAGAGAGATGAAAACAATTACCagaatgaaaagaacattttatggG ATTGGAAACAAAGGAATCTACAAAGCCATCAGTGAACTGGATATTCTTCTTTCCTGGATTAAACAATTCTTGGAAAGCATTAAGTAA